A single window of Roseofilum reptotaenium CS-1145 DNA harbors:
- a CDS encoding TolC family protein — protein MSYYPSVGLSLISGGLLTLYSIGLSVVLPAQATPLEAQTVQFEQRTESVPLSLAITDVVQLVVENNTEVKNAYLDRIAQRQDLAVAEDKFNPNLTPRILLNARRGSTGPIITQSEGLDIGASLNTQLPIGTEITLDWRTVRRLERQFASTTPLDQRALNHQVELQLRQPLLRRSGVAVNQASVERARLTNRVQILQVKSTLIDRVTDSILRYRTLFQRQQQLEIAQLTLANSRRRLEVTEALIEAGKLPPVERIQGAADVANQELSVLNAKNALDEARLDLLNLLELDQDLAIAAQAPTLQDQPILEAEQLVSIALENNPTYLQAQLTQKIANYTLIEAADDRRWDLDLEADYNFQPSNLVETRSDLTLGLTLSKTWGDLQPEQRFQQSQVNVTKAENTLGQIYSSLNIDLNNLIREIQLTWKEVQQSRSRTQLVAEQLAAEEEKLSLGLDNTSLTDIINFQNQLAQAQQNELGVLIEYLNALTQLDQSLGITLEKWNLNLEIE, from the coding sequence ATGAGCTATTACCCATCCGTTGGTCTATCCCTCATCTCTGGAGGGCTATTAACCCTTTATAGTATCGGTTTGAGCGTTGTTTTGCCTGCACAAGCGACTCCCTTAGAGGCTCAAACTGTTCAGTTTGAACAGAGAACAGAATCCGTCCCCTTGTCCTTGGCAATCACCGATGTTGTCCAACTGGTAGTTGAAAATAACACAGAAGTCAAAAATGCCTATCTCGATCGCATTGCTCAACGTCAAGATCTGGCCGTTGCTGAAGATAAATTTAACCCCAATCTTACCCCTCGTATTTTACTCAATGCTCGTCGAGGATCGACTGGCCCCATTATCACTCAAAGTGAAGGGTTAGATATCGGTGCCTCCCTGAATACTCAGCTTCCCATCGGTACGGAAATCACCCTTGACTGGAGAACTGTGCGCCGTTTAGAGCGACAATTTGCTTCCACTACTCCGTTGGATCAAAGGGCATTAAATCATCAGGTTGAATTACAATTGAGACAGCCCTTATTACGACGCTCAGGAGTCGCAGTTAATCAAGCTTCGGTTGAGCGTGCCCGATTAACGAATCGAGTGCAGATTTTACAAGTGAAATCTACATTAATCGATCGAGTGACTGATTCTATTTTGCGTTACCGTACACTCTTTCAACGTCAACAACAACTGGAAATTGCCCAATTAACCCTAGCGAACTCTCGTCGTCGTCTGGAAGTGACAGAAGCTTTAATTGAGGCAGGAAAACTCCCCCCAGTAGAACGGATTCAAGGAGCGGCAGATGTAGCGAATCAAGAATTGAGTGTTTTAAATGCTAAAAATGCCCTGGACGAAGCTCGATTAGACTTATTGAATTTATTAGAACTCGATCAAGATTTAGCGATCGCGGCTCAAGCTCCCACCCTCCAAGATCAACCGATATTAGAAGCGGAACAGTTAGTGTCCATAGCCCTAGAAAACAATCCCACTTACTTACAAGCTCAATTGACTCAGAAAATTGCCAACTATACTTTAATTGAAGCCGCCGACGATCGTCGTTGGGATTTGGATTTAGAAGCGGATTATAATTTTCAACCCAGTAATTTGGTTGAGACTCGATCTGATCTAACTCTAGGGTTAACTTTGAGTAAAACCTGGGGAGATTTGCAGCCCGAACAGCGCTTTCAACAAAGCCAAGTGAATGTGACCAAAGCTGAAAACACCCTAGGTCAAATCTATTCAAGCTTGAATATTGACTTGAATAATCTGATCCGTGAAATTCAACTGACCTGGAAAGAGGTGCAGCAATCTCGATCCAGGACTCAATTGGTGGCAGAGCAATTAGCAGCGGAAGAAGAGAAGCTCAGTCTGGGTCTTGACAATACTTCGCTAACTGATATTATTAATTTTCAAAATCAATTAGCTCAAGCCCAACAAAATGAATTGGGGGTTTTAATAGAGTACCTCAATGCCTTAACTCAGTTAGATCAGAGTCTGGGAATAACCCTAGAGAAGTGGAATTTAAACCTGGAAATTGAGTAA